CCAAATGCGGATTTCTGTAATCCGTCACTCCGGGCTTTCCAAAATTTACTTCATTAACCTGCCCAAAAGGCCCCCCGGGGCTCAGTATTTCAATTCGATCATTAAACCAAGTTATGCGCACGGGAGCGTTGGTCCCTTCATAAGTTCTATGCAAAACGGCATTACGCACGAGTTGCCTCAAGGCTTCGATTGGATAATCGGGCCTGCGAACCTCCACGGATTGTGATACATCCGATGAAATAGAAACATGGGCTCGCAACACTTCTTCCATCTCACGAAAAAGCTGAGTCAGAGGTCCGCTGATCTCTTTTTGAGACTTTATTGGATTGGCAAGCGTGATGCCATCTACCCTCAAAAATTGCACATAAGCGCCAGGAATAAAACGCCTCGATTCTTTGCCGGCTACAAGCATACCCAAAACTGTCGGTTTCACCTCCGGAGCAACGGATATAAAACGGAGGGATGCCAATTGCTCCTCCAGGGAGCGTTGATTCTGCTCAAGAATCTCCGTGGCAATGCTTGAAGGCAGGTATTCTTGACGAAATAGGTTGGAATCCAGGTCTTCTAAATTAGCGGAGTCCAGAGGGCGAAGATCATATGGCAAATCCCTGGCCCGTCGTTTTTCAGTTAAGATTCGCTCTTCGGCTTGGGTTGCCGTGGCTCTGCGCGGCCCAACGCGAATCCAGGTTACCCCTTTATACCGAATAGGTGTATCGTCAGAAGGCCGCACAATGACAACCGCAACCTCGCAACTTCGCACAATCCGCTTCTCAACGGTCATGCTGGGAAATGGATGTATATTCCCATTGGACCGCATATCTGCAAGTTCCTGCAATCGTTGGTCTGAAACTTGCCAATTGGCACAAGTACTATC
This DNA window, taken from Elusimicrobiota bacterium, encodes the following:
- a CDS encoding putative DNA binding domain-containing protein; this encodes MTDQELGNLAKNLESDLVERKASLADKERIGQAICAFANDLPNHQKSGVIFVGLNDDSTCANWQVSDQRLQELADMRSNGNIHPFPSMTVEKRIVRSCEVAVVIVRPSDDTPIRYKGVTWIRVGPRRATATQAEERILTEKRRARDLPYDLRPLDSANLEDLDSNLFRQEYLPSSIATEILEQNQRSLEEQLASLRFISVAPEVKPTVLGMLVAGKESRRFIPGAYVQFLRVDGITLANPIKSQKEISGPLTQLFREMEEVLRAHVSISSDVSQSVEVRRPDYPIEALRQLVRNAVLHRTYEGTNAPVRITWFNDRIEILSPGGPFGQVNEVNFGKPGVTDYRNPHLAEAMKNLGYVQRFGIGIPLAEQALQDNGNPRPKFCIEDSHILVIIGRNL